The Bos indicus x Bos taurus breed Angus x Brahman F1 hybrid chromosome 11, Bos_hybrid_MaternalHap_v2.0, whole genome shotgun sequence genome includes a region encoding these proteins:
- the WDR38 gene encoding WD repeat-containing protein 38 → MNSRPRGKLAVGRVKFFGRHRGEVNSSAFSPDGQRLLTASEDGCVYGWETQSGRLLWRLRGHKGPVRFCRFSPDGRLFASTSCDRTIRLWDATDAKCLQVLKGHQRSVETVSFSHDSKQLASGGWDKRVMLWEVQSGQVLRHFVGHRDSVQSSDFAPSSDCLATGSWDSTIRMWDLRAGTPGIFHQELEGHRGNISCLCYSPSGLLASGSWDKTIHIWKPSTRSLLIQLKGHITWVKSIAFSPDGQQLASAGYSHMVKVWDCNTGKCTETLKVRSVAEANKGAVEGLLGRPAPPEPNIMLLAGGSERGPCLCLYARRETLSVWSC, encoded by the exons ATGAACAGCAGGCCCCGAGGGAAGCTGGCCGTGGGGAGAGTGAAATTCTTCGGCCGGCACCGCGGGGAG gTCAACTCTTCAGCCTTCTCTCCCGATGGCCAGAGGCTGCTCACGGCCTCTGAGGACGGCTGTGTATATGGCTGGGAGACCCAGAGCGGGAGGCTACTGTGGAGACTGCGTGGCCACAAAG GCCCCGTGAGGTTCTGCCGCTTCTCCCCTGATGGCCGCCTCTTTGCCAGCACCTCCTGTGACCGCACCATCCGCCTGTGGGATGCCACAGATGCCAAGTGTCTGCAGGTCCTGAAGG GTCACCAGCGGAGTGTGGAGACCGTCAGCTTCAGCCATGACTCCAAGCAGCTGGCCTCGGGTGGCTGGGACAAGAGGGTGATGCTTTGGGAGGTGCAG TCAGGCCAGGTGCTGCGTCACTTTGTGGGACACCGAGATTCTGTCCAGAGCAGTGACTTCGCACCCAGCTCAGACTGCCTG GCCACTGGCTCCTGGGATTCTACCATCCGCATGTGGGACCTCCGGGCAGGGACCCCTGGGATCTTCCACCAGGAGCTGGAGGGTCACAGAGGGAACATCAGCTGCCTGTGCTACTCACCATCTGGCCTACTG GCATCTGGCTCCTGGGACAAGACCATTCACATCTGGAAGCCCTCAACCCGAAGCCTGCTCATCCAGCTCAAGGGCCACATCACCTGGGTGAAGAGCATTGCTTTCTCCCCCGATGGGCAGCAGTTGGCCAGTGCTGGCTACTCCCACATG GTCAAAGTCTGGGACTGCAATACAGGAAAGTGCACCGAGACTCTGAAGGTAAGGTCCGTGGCCGAAGCAAACAAGGGTGCAGTGGAAGGTCTGCTGGGGAGGCCTGCACCCCCAGAGCCCAATATTATGCTTTTGGCAGGGGGTTCTGAACGTGGCCCATGCCTGTGCCTTTATGCCAGACGGGAAACTCTTAGTGTCTGGAGCTGTTGA